The nucleotide sequence TATTGTTCAAATCCTTGAATTACTTGTGTATTTACGATATTTTCCAGAAAATCTAACATGCAAATAATGGCATACTTTTGTGTACTGTCTTACTCACCAATTTTCCCTTAACTCAAATGAAAAATTCCCTTAAGTGATATATTTTCACTTAAGGGAATTTTTTCATTATAGAACTTCAGCAGGTGCTTACCAACCTGGGTTCTGCTTCCATTGATTATTAGTCAGCGACAGCATGCGCGACTGTATTGGATACAGATAATCCCTATCCAGTTTGAATTGCCATCCGTTTTGGTAGTTCTTGTTGTTGAATGGAATGATATATCGTTTGGCATCACCTGGCTTTCCACTTAGGAATAAATTATTGTTAGATGGTTGGTCATATACAAGTTTATTTCCATAAGCAGTCTCCAAACTACTTCCCGTAAACAATGCACCAAGGGGGGTCTTGTTAACAATTAGCTTGTCGGCTGCAGCCCAACGTAAAATATCCGTTAACCGGCTTCCTTCAAAGGCCTTCTCCACGCGACGCTCCCTGCGAACTGCCTGAATGTATTTATCCAGATCCTTAAACGGATAATCCGAAGCCGTGTTATACTCTCTGTCAAAATCGATTGCCGGCATACCTACCCGATCACGAAGGGGTTTTAAAGCAGCAGCAATTTTGTCGGCATTGGCAGCTCCGTTCAGTTCGGCCAATGCCTCTGAATAGTTAAGCAGAATGTCAGCATAACGGCATTGAATGGCAGGAGCCTGACTTTTACCTTCGCCATCGATAGTTGGGGTATAGGTGGTATTGAATTCAACGTACTTAAGAACCGAGAAACCGGTAGTATTCTGGTTATAACTATTTCCATCCAAAGGAGGACGAACAAATACGTAGGCATTGTTTGGACGAAGCGGCTGACCGGGAATACAGATCGTTTGCGAAAGACGCGGATCGCGAACTGTAGGTAGTAATTCGTTTCCATATACAATCTGGGCATTGTCACGCTCGCTACCAACAAATGGACGACCGTCTATTGTAAGGTAATCATCTATTAGCGACAAAGAAGCTCCCGTGATACCTCCACCCTGGTTTAGATAGCGGGTAACCGAATGCCCCACGTTATCGCTTGCATCGTACTTTTTCCACATCAATACCTCTTTGTTTGTGGATAGATCCAATGTAATGAACAGATCCCTATAGGCAGTCAGTGTATTACCGGAAGCTATGCTCCATACTCCCCGATCCATTACGGCTTTTGCAGCATCGGCCGCCTGTTGCAAGTAATTATTTATTTTCTCATCGGTGATGCTCTTATCATAGAAAGCAGTCCCTTTTACTTTGTGGTATTTCTCCCAGGTTCCTTCAAACAACGCGACTTCGCTCTTTAATGCACGGGCTACATCCTTGTGAACCCTCATGGAGGCGCTGTTGTTCTTTTCGCCCAGGTTCTCGATAGCCACATCCAGGTCGGCCAAAATCTTATCGGCAATCACCGTACGGCTATCTCTTGGGCGTTCCATCTGTTCCTGAACAGGGTCTAGCACCTCATCGATCCAGGTCAATTCGCCATAATTTACAAACATCTGATAATAATACCAGGCACGAAAATAATAAGCTTCCCCGATACATTGATTCATGGCCGCTCCTGTTTCCTTACAATTCTCGAAATTATTGATTAAGAAATTTACATTTCGTATATACGTATAGTTGGTAAGTTTTGCTGCATCGCTCAGCGCTGTCTCTCCGGCAAGTCTATCATCAATCACATTCGAAATCATATTGTCGCTCGCCATATCAGAAAAAGCGATCCCCGAAGCATTACCCACATTCTGAGATTGGGTGCGCACTCCCGTTTCATAAAACTGATTCAGGTATTTTGTAATTTCAGCTGTACTGCTAAATGCAGTAGACGTTGAGAGAACACCCTCCGGAAGCTTATCCAAGTCGGAACAACTTGCCAAACCAAAGATAAGAGCCAAACCTATAAATATTTTTACTTTTTTCATTTTTACACATATTAGAAATTAACAATTAGACCTAAAGAAATAACCTTATTCATCGGATAGTTCTTCCCTGATTCACTAGTATATGAAGTACCGGTAAAAATTGCTTCCGGATCGAACATTTCAGCCAGTTTAGTGCTTGTGAATAAGTTTTCGCCCGAGAAAAATACCTGGGTTTTACTTAATCCCACCTTCTTTGTCCATGTTCCGGGTAGGTCGTAGCTAACCGTTAGGTTTTTAAGACGACAGTAAGCCGCACTTTGCATGTAGCGGTCAGTTTTTTGAGAGGTCTTGTTTCTAAAATTATTGATTGCACCAGCTCCGGCTGTATAAGGTGCCGGGTAATAAGCATCCTTATTATCTTCTCTCCAATAATCCAGGTGCTGTTCAAAAACCGTAACCTGGGCATAAGGACCCGAACCCCAGAAATAAACCGATCCCATGTCGGGCGACCAATCTCTTTTAGCTACACCCTGAAACAACAGGCTCAACGAGAGGCCCTTCCAGTTAACAGATCCGTTTGCTGTATATTGGTAACGTGGGGCTGTGTTACCGATTATGGTTACATCCCCCATGTCGGCCAAGGTATTATTCCCTTTATTGATTTTACCATCGCCATTCAGATCTCGGTATTTTACATCGCCCGGGTTCCATTTCTGTCCGGAGATATACGATAAATCGTAGGATGCATTATAAGCATCCGCCTCAGATTGGGATTGAATCAGTCCGTCTGCGCGATATCCCCAAATTTCTCCAACCTCTCGTCCTACATACCACTGGCCCTGAGGATCTGTTCCCGTTGGATTTTCGTAGGCAGTTACTTCAGAAATGGCATCAGACAAAGAAGCACCGACTGTATAGCCCACATCTTTACCAATTTTACCACGATATTGCAACGTTACTTCCCAACCGCTGTTACGCATACGGGCGTTATTCGTATTTGGAACCGTAGCCCCAAAAATATCAGCCAGGTCGGCCGAGGGACCTAACATATCTTTCGTATCCCTCTGAAACAGGTCGAACGTACCCGACAAGGAATTACCTAAAAATCCAAAGTCTACACCCACATTTTTACTCTCTACCTTCTCCCAGGTAGTATAAGGATCGACAACTCCGGGAGCGTTAATAATCATATCTCTGCCATCCTGAAAATAGTAACTACCCAATGGCTGAGTGCCCATTGTGGATGCAAATGTATATAAAGCCGCACCACTTTGATTTCCCAACAATCCCCAGGAGGCACGTAGTTTCAAATTGGAAAGAACATTCGTTGTTTTTTCCATAAACGCTTCTCGAGAAAGGTTCCATCCCAAGGAAACGGAAGGGAAGAACCCCCACCTGTTATCCGATGCAAACCGTGAAGAACCATCGTAGCGGCCATTAGCTTCAAGAAGATAAAGTCCCTTATAATCGTAATTTATTCTGCCAAAGAATCCCCTGGTAGCCCATCCGTTGCGTGTATCAGTGATGGTCTGATCACCTGTACTTAATCCAAGTCCAGGGTTTGTTGTGGAAATAAGATCTGTAACTTGGTTAAACAGGTAACTGTAGCTGTTATCCTCTTCCTGATAACCACCCATTACCGTAAAATTATGATCGTCGGCAACGGTAAACAGATAATTGGTATATAGGTTTACTGACTGATAACGTCTTTGCGACATGGATCGGGTAAAACGGCCGTTGGCAGCAATGTTCAACTCAGACCGTGTACCTTTATACAATGTTTCATTGTCGGCTCCCGGAATTTGTGGTGCCACATTTAACG is from uncultured Macellibacteroides sp. and encodes:
- a CDS encoding TonB-dependent receptor, with the protein product MRITTFLLLVCVFCSHAKSTYSQDARVSIHMNNTQLNKILTEIEQQTEYLFIYSNEVNANQSVSINANKKKVADVLNELLKDRNISFKIDRSHIILSSKNHNLKSSETPLQQQQTLKISGTVLDKSGLPVIGANVQVTNSVGVGTITDMDGNFTLEVPQNSSLTISYIGYQPKQVAIKNTEHLRIELIEDSQALEEVVVVGYGVQKKVNLTGSVSSVKGDELSLRPVANATQSLQGLVPGLTVTSSSSGRPGAESSLTLRGQGNLSNTANPYVLVDGVEMNLSDVNPNDIESISVLKDAAASAIYGARAAYGVILVTTKKGEEGKMRVSYQGTVGWSSPTVLPDMANSYDFATYFNAACANAGVAKQYSDEKLGLLQQYGQNPSGIDAWADLKGQNNLIAAFENTAKGVGNVDYFKLHYKDAAFKQNHNLSLSGGGKLAQYYVSGGAYTEEGILRYADMDYKRFNFNANVTSQITNWLKLKVNTKFMHSDNNTPFGTGGLSEGFYHSLARFRPTVSEVDPNGHFTELTMIPYLQSGTYTNTKDDNMSLTGGFEIQPVKTWRIFVDYTYRNDNQGYEALNVAPQIPGADNETLYKGTRSELNIAANGRFTRSMSQRRYQSVNLYTNYLFTVADDHNFTVMGGYQEEDNSYSYLFNQVTDLISTTNPGLGLSTGDQTITDTRNGWATRGFFGRINYDYKGLYLLEANGRYDGSSRFASDNRWGFFPSVSLGWNLSREAFMEKTTNVLSNLKLRASWGLLGNQSGAALYTFASTMGTQPLGSYYFQDGRDMIINAPGVVDPYTTWEKVESKNVGVDFGFLGNSLSGTFDLFQRDTKDMLGPSADLADIFGATVPNTNNARMRNSGWEVTLQYRGKIGKDVGYTVGASLSDAISEVTAYENPTGTDPQGQWYVGREVGEIWGYRADGLIQSQSEADAYNASYDLSYISGQKWNPGDVKYRDLNGDGKINKGNNTLADMGDVTIIGNTAPRYQYTANGSVNWKGLSLSLLFQGVAKRDWSPDMGSVYFWGSGPYAQVTVFEQHLDYWREDNKDAYYPAPYTAGAGAINNFRNKTSQKTDRYMQSAAYCRLKNLTVSYDLPGTWTKKVGLSKTQVFFSGENLFTSTKLAEMFDPEAIFTGTSYTSESGKNYPMNKVISLGLIVNF
- a CDS encoding RagB/SusD family nutrient uptake outer membrane protein, with the translated sequence MKKVKIFIGLALIFGLASCSDLDKLPEGVLSTSTAFSSTAEITKYLNQFYETGVRTQSQNVGNASGIAFSDMASDNMISNVIDDRLAGETALSDAAKLTNYTYIRNVNFLINNFENCKETGAAMNQCIGEAYYFRAWYYYQMFVNYGELTWIDEVLDPVQEQMERPRDSRTVIADKILADLDVAIENLGEKNNSASMRVHKDVARALKSEVALFEGTWEKYHKVKGTAFYDKSITDEKINNYLQQAADAAKAVMDRGVWSIASGNTLTAYRDLFITLDLSTNKEVLMWKKYDASDNVGHSVTRYLNQGGGITGASLSLIDDYLTIDGRPFVGSERDNAQIVYGNELLPTVRDPRLSQTICIPGQPLRPNNAYVFVRPPLDGNSYNQNTTGFSVLKYVEFNTTYTPTIDGEGKSQAPAIQCRYADILLNYSEALAELNGAANADKIAAALKPLRDRVGMPAIDFDREYNTASDYPFKDLDKYIQAVRRERRVEKAFEGSRLTDILRWAAADKLIVNKTPLGALFTGSSLETAYGNKLVYDQPSNNNLFLSGKPGDAKRYIIPFNNKNYQNGWQFKLDRDYLYPIQSRMLSLTNNQWKQNPGW